The genomic segment tcttatagcaagcttccaaaatactcaaatgcaaatgatttgtagtagctcaatcgttattattaaaacgataagaatatcaatacattttgatagttatttcgtgtaagtaatgaaattaagttcatttaaaataatcacgaacatgatgatgaattattttatgtaagttatgaaaaatggaagtttaacctgaaccttactaacagcctaacagtcgttcagggaatttaaattaaacgccgatagaaattaaattacgttattattttaaaataattttttacagagatagaacacggtaacggtagtaagaagtttatgtactagaaaacatttatcaagcagagaggaagagaaaagttgatgttacaaggcaagaaataaagaaatagcgattgagtactaggaattctaaatacgagctagatttcgcggagcgtgcgcgcagcctctcgacgtgggaagcaaaatcggactgatgaatggagaaaatcgatgatccacgattgagcgccgatgacgcccgaaacacgaagatgagCGAAGTGCGAGCCCGATATCCGTGCGGCGGTCGgtattattgtatgtatttaaatgaaagaagtgctaaatgatagaaattttgtttagatactgaaatcaatcgagtttaaaaacaaaatcttgtcttatctcctatcgaaagtaaaggaacaagagtttgccagtgtgttatttctaggtgttcagtttgcggtaagttaagttttattttaataattactatcgtaaagacgtaaaagttattaaggtagagagctaaaaatgtaaggaataacgaacctgtatgaaagagcattattgtcatctgtttacagtacttttgaatgataagtaggtacaagcttatcacacacataaaagcatggtttaatttttttaaaaatgtaggttctgtaaaaatttttattttgcggaaggaagcaaattcgtgtaaaaggtttttttattaaagacctacttcattaattagtttttagaacaaaaaataaactcgtaacgtgataaggtgtaagtaactaatttactcattacatttttagggtagatttggattaagctccgtccagtagtcgtcgttgaactcacagctgattgtggctgatagttgactgactcatgggcgagcgcgggtagtggggcgcgggacggggggcgcagcgcttgcccgggtcaccgggtgagcgccgcgcgccgtttgcgttgggggactattctgcactgtagtggtcgattatggaaatcgtagatatttaaaatataatttaaaaaaaatttgaagtcagtttttttgctgattcgtgatcagaataagctacttaatcaactccctaaatatggcgggtattgaaatcaacaccctgtatgtctgggtattttttgataaatttatgtaaaatcaacAGTAAATAGTCCGGATGGATTGCAAATGGCGCTGGATTAGCCAGAGGCTGATTATCAGGGATTCctgtattgttattaataaaagttgttttacgtTTGTTTTCCTAAACTGGCAATGTCCGCCCTAAGTGACATGGatgtaatgctaaataattggcaatgtccgttttgagtgacatgtcataacttctatactaattgaatttttttcaaaaagaaaatatttttttcttaatctatcaaaacaatacctaaatcccaaatttgaccatttttgaagcaagggttcaatgagtgccaatttaagggttaaaccagccctatcgaaatacagtccactcttttattttagttcccagtaggacccttttcatgcgattaattaatgatattaaaatgtattatgtagaatcgctttgccattgacagatacatctgatgacagagcttacattatttctacttttgaccaccatgagcgctgcgatagattatgttacccccacctagtacttcgcacccagcgaatatgGTTAAATTAAGTATGTAAACCACTTTACTTGTACTTGTCTGTCTTTttggttgtcctaattaaataaataagtcaataaatatttttaaattgattgatacatttatcaatcttcttctttgcctggcccattcccattttatttgggacCGGTCCTCCTAATCATGCGTCTCCAGGCAATATTAATACATTTAGCAATATTATAACGAAATCAAAACTGCCTTCAATCCGtaacaacgggactattcccacctctctttcccaccaccgcaactcctgtgtagccaggatctacagcttgaccgcaaataaaaaacccaaccagttcTATCCGTTAGTCATACTTACCTAAGTTATGTGCGATCTAACATTACAGGAGGAATTCCGAGACAAGCTGACCCCCATCGAGGTGAAGATGTCGTACGAGTTGGTCACGCAGCCTTCAGGCAACGTGGTGCCTCCAGTCCTGGACCAGACGGAGGGCATGGAGCCCTCCGACTCGCTCAACATCCCCAAGAACTGTGGCGCTGATAACATCTGTATTCCTGATCTGAGATTAGCAGCTAGCACGTAAGTTTCTAGTGAAAGAATAGAATTAATTTCTCAGAAACATTGTGACAGTCGGTTGGCACATTTAATAAAAGCTTATCCGTTCAAGTTGGTTCcgacataaaaataacaattattgtaaaatgTTGAAGGAGTAAGTTTGCAGAATCAATCTTAAGTCGGTGTCAGTGCTATAAAAAATAACTATCTAAAACAGTCATATTTGATGACctatttaaatctatactaataagctttccgctcgcggcttcgcccgcgtggaattttgtctgtcacagaaaaactttatcgcgcgcgtccctgtttcaaaaaccgggataaaaactatcctatgttctttcccgggactcaaactatctctatgccaaatttcatcaaaatcggttgcgaggtttaagcgggaaagcgtaacagacagacagacagacagagttactttcgcatttataatattagttgggattaaaaatgcgaaagtaactctgtctgtcttgcttttaaccgattttgatttttgacttCTAAAATCTCAGATAAGTAATATAGGTACTAACGATTACCTTTATCTGACAGTACCTTACCTGACTTTATACCGGCAGACAGTGgggactgagtttgttgcggcgcttcttctcagcacttgccaaatgttggtctcgaagcgctggtagggtaaaaagattatgagacatgtagaggctccttaagagcaaaatgacgatttgtaagaactatttattagtctaaacaaataaagaaattttgactttgactttgactgtaGCAGTAAATAAGTCCTCAATATCTGCCCACAGCCCAACCATCAAGTACATCCTCGGTTCCGGAGACAACCTGAACATCGACGTGAAAGTGGAGAACTCTGGCGAGGATGCCTTCGAAGCAGCCTACTACCTGCGAATGCCGGCTGGCGTGACCTATGCCAAGATGGAGAGGCTCGACAAGGACAATGCTGACGCTGTACCAATTTACTGCTCCACCAGCGGACAGGATGAAGATGGAAACAGCACCCTGAAATGCGATTTGGGCAACCCCATGCCTAGTGGGCAGAAGGTGAGAACTCCTGGAATAAGAACAAATGTAATGGTCTAAAAAAATTTGTATCCACTGCACATTACACAATGGCCCAAACAAAAGGCAAAAAGCAAAAAACAATCTTTCGCCAAAAATTTCAACTAAGGAAAAGGAGAGATGTggttttaaaagattttaagcTTGGTATCGCTCCACCATTAGCTGAGCTGATCCTCCCATTAAATATCTTACcgattaacgataacttctttttatttctttatacttagcttacttttatcttttaaaatttctttGCACTTTACAACAGAATCACATCTAAGAACAGTTGATCAAATATATTTAACTTGTATTTCGTCAGGTTCATTATCGAGTGGTGCTAGAAGTGGACTCCAGGGTGACATCCCTGAACTTCTTCATGGAGGCCAACTCCACCAACCCTGAACAGGACACGCAGTACGACAACGCTATGCCCATGAACATCATGGTTGACATCAAAGCACATCTCTCTATTATTGGGTGAGTCTTCTGTGTTTTGTAAGTTATCTAAACCACATCTAACTATGTAAGGAATTAGATTTCCTTATGTTTATGTATTCTGTAAGCTCATTGTGTTGctcactaaataaataaataaataaaaatgtagtcattaactaaaaaataaaacgttttaaatttttttagagTATTAAAGATATTTGCATTTATTGCCAAAGTACGCAGTAAGAAAGTTTCGTTAATGTTACTCACTTTAATTCGATTAAACCAATTTATACCGACACTAATTATTGTGAAAATTGTTATTGATGTAATGGCAAACCACTCTACTAAAATACTCTAAAAGTCGTCTTGTCTAGGAACAGATTGATGTTTTTGTTACCATTACTCGTATAACCTTCAAAACTACCGCGTTTATTACGACAACGCGCAACTTCTGAGGAACGTGAGTACGTAATTTCTCAAATAAAAGGTTTATAACAACCATCTTCATCACCTTTCTAGAACCTCCGACCCTCCCGAGCTGCACTACAACGCGTCGCTGTACGACTCGTACAACCTGCAGGACGAGAGCAAGCTGGGCCCGCAGGTCATCCACAAGTACAACATCAAGAACGAGGGGCCCTTCACCGTGGAGGAGGCGGAGATCGTCGTCATGTGGCCCTACCAGACTCTTACTGGTAGGTTATAAAAAAGATAAAACCACTAAGGCCTATttagacctaagcggtattcgctaccgtctgcggcagagaaaacccagtgggtatgcggtaataatactgttcagacctaagcggtattcgctaccgcgTGGTAtgcctctacccacagcggcagcgaatatcgctcaggtcgctctagccgcgatacttgttactaaatacctgagcgaaacccccgcggtatgtaggtacctctacccacagcggcagcgaatatcgctcaggtttgaataggcctttacgCCCATCCATAAGTGACATAAGGTTACagcacactaaggctgagttgcaccatcttattttaactttgacaaacgtcaaaaatctgtcaaactccataaaaaagcaccggttattgtaattgttatggttaaaataaggtggtgcaactcagacttaTTAACACGGAAAGGGATCGTCACAGTATCGCCTTCAACTAGCCGTCAACCTAACCTAAGGACATAAGTTGATCAGCAGCACTATAAATGACAATAAATGTGCCAACTATTATGCAAATTAGGCAtcaattatcaatttttatttttgtatcttaaagatagatagatagacctCTCAATAACGGAAACATTGGTGAAAGAATTACTTCGAAAGCATAAAAACTCCCCGAGATATCTTTAAATATCACATGGCTCAAAAACCGCAAGTTTTGGGCGTGTATTATAAGTTCATTGGGGCGTGAAAAGGGCCTAcattaaggttttttttttatgcaagacaaggcaggtgtttgaccgcaatcgcacctggtgttaagtgagatgcagtctagaatggtacataatatctgccctgtaagccttgaaaacgcccgaattatagtgttcaggaagtacagcagcaggcagcgaattccagtccctagctgttcgcattataaacgagtcgtcgaaacgcttagtgtgAGCTGGTGAAACtggtcgtcgtcgtttcagccgaaagacgtccactgctggacaaaggcctcccccaaggatttccacaaagaccggtcctgcgccgcttgcatccaggtacttcccgcgaccttcaccagatcgtcggtccacctagtgggaggcgtgctatgctcggagtttccctgcgtgatcgaatcagaaatgaggagatccgtaggagaaccagagtgactgacatagcccgcagaatcgctaaaatcaagtggcagtgggcggggcacatagctcgaagagctgatggctgctggggcaggaaagttcttgagtggcgaccacgagctggaagacgtagcgtggtgAAACTggtactaataaagaatttgagtTTGCTAAGAAGGAAACTAATATGTACTGTATTCCAGGTGAGAACCTCATGTACATGCTGGTTCAGCCCCAGTGGCTAGGAGACGTGCGTTGCAACATCGCGCGGCACGTCAACCCCGAGAACCTCCTCGTGGCCAGCCAGTACACCTTCCTGCTCAACAAGGAAAAAGAAGGTAGGCATATCGACATATTACAATGGGAAGTTTTGAGGATAATAACGCTAAAAACAGTTCTGTTTATACGCCGTTGTTGTCCCATGAAGCTCTCCATAGTGACTAAAAATTcacgcaatgagggctatcttttttatacttaacagttggcacccctggcaattgacaggaccttactctacagtggcgccatcttgatgagtgcaaatgcgatagtccttctaccactttagcgctcaccagttggtgccactgtcttcgctactagcaagtcatcatcatcatcatcatcatcatcaacagccctttacagtccactgctggactatgagcctcctccactatagtggagggttttgccataatctccacgctactACTCCACgatactagcaagtgacaggaccttactctacagtggcgctaactggtgagcgctaaaacgatagccctcattacacaCAGCTTTCCATTACCCACGTGTCTCTacttcgaaccgttttcgagaaatCAAGCGTTGCTAAGTGGCCCACCCTAGTAAGCTATTCTGCCTCTGAAGTACACCAATAGGTCAATATGAAACCAAAGCTCATTCAGCTAATGGTGATACTGTATCAAAATATCAAATACAGGCTCAGgaattacctatttaaaaatgaattatctTTCTTTCAGCAATGATGAGCAGCGATTTATACTCTGGTTCACAAATAGCAGGAGGCGGTGGATATTACGGCCAAAGTAAGAACTGAATTTAttatttcgaaaaaaaaaatctaccatACGTACAGGCAGCGACtttaaaattcctgaaatacctaaaacacattatttttttgcagATATTTGGGAAGTAAACCAACAGTCTGGTGGAAGCCAACATTCTGGCGGACAATACGGGACAAGTCAAAGCAACAGCCAAGGCGGTGGCGGCGGCCAAGCATCAAGCACTCGCTACAGCACCAGCCAGAGAGGTCAATTCGGCACTGCCCAAGCCGGCGGTGGCCAAGACAACCGGGGCAGCAGCACGACATACAATAAGTCATGGAGCAGTGACTCCTATAACGAAGGACTAACTGTGGAACAGCAGGAAAATATTAGAAAGTACTTGGCGGCAGCAGCTGCCAGACCTCCTCAATACGGAACTAGCCAAGGCCAAGGACATCGCAGCCAAGGAACATACGGCCAAGGACTGGCTGATGGCGGATCTGTCGTTCGAGTTAAAAACAGGACCATTGAATTTGATGAGCACGGCAATGTTGTATCGGAAACCGAGACAAGCACCGAGTATGGATCTTTAGGACACGAAGGTGAAGCTGGAAGCTCTTTTAACGTGTAAGTAAATAACAAAGAAGTATCATTATACCTATTTAGGTAACATTGATAATTTGTTCATAAtgtaacaatacatttttattacagttACGCTAACCGAGATCACGCTAGTGGTGGTGGCAGCCACGCCTCCTCATCTCAGTCAGgaagattcggaagtgctggaTCCCAAGGATCAGGCAACATTTACTCCCAACGAGGAGCAGTATATGGCCAAGGTTCAGGCCAATCATCTGGCCAGAGCCAGGCGGGTTTCGTACACGGCGCCTGGGCTACGACAGAAACCGTCAACTCGGACATTATGAATGCTGGATCCTCGACGTACCGTGGGAGCGCCTCCAACACTGTACTTGAAGATGAAGACGATGCCATAGGAGGGTTTGGTGCTGCGGCTGCGAGAAACCCGAACAATGAGTTCCGAGTAGGCTTCGGCGATGTTACTGGCGCGGAGACTTCGGGACAAGGCCAACGAACTGGAGGGAACTACTACTCGGGAGGCGGGACTGACGGGCGGAACTATCAAGCGGCTGGCGGCAGGAGCGCGCAATCTAGCGGTGGTTCCTTTCAAACAAGTTCTGGTGGTGGCTACTCTTACTCTCAGTCAGGTAATAAATGTTTAACATCCTTCTCTGAATTGTTTTGATTCCTATTAAGGTATGTTCTTCAGCAAAAAATTTGTTGTAGGTGGTCAAACAACTTACAATACTTATGGCAGCAGTTTTGGCTCTACATCACAAAGGCGTGAAAGTACAAGAAGGCGACGACAGGATCAGGTCAGTATAAATCATTAAATTATATCTCCGAAAAAGTATCTGAGAAAATATCTGACATCTGAAACCAAGAATCTGCCCACTACAAAGGTGTAATTTTATTTCCAGGCTGATCCTCAACTGACAGACATTCTTCAGAAGTGCGAGGAGAAGTACAAGTGCGAGGTGCTTCGTTGCACTACCGGTCGTCTGGTAAAGGGCCAGGAAGTGTGGCTGGCGTTGAAGTCTAGGATTAATGCGTCCGTCCTCAATGAGGTAagaatattcatattcatattcatattcatttatttgctcacTAAGTGTAGGTACATAAGGTCTTAGATTATAACTAAATACAGTGCTTAAAACTTAGTAACCTAGTTTAGTTTTTTCAATAAGTGAGTCATCCAAAAATAGGCAATACATTTACATTGAACACTCAAACTCACGGATTGAATTTATTCAACTGCAAAAAACCTAAATTATTGAATACTTAAGTTGAATAATTATAACCTAAATAAATGATTGAAACTGGAATCTAATAAAGATCAGATATTTTTGTTCTCTCGTCCTTGATAAGTATGGCGGTATCCAATTtcttagaaagaaagaaagaaaataacttaaTGTTGGCAACAAACTTAGGCAACaaagaaatacacaaaaaaattaacaaagttgccaaaaaaggtcacccactcagtaacaTCTAGACAGTGTAACTGtcaagacactgattttcagtgggtgtCTTTTATGCAgcgttaaataacaaaaaaaagtagaTCTTAGAGATCTCAGACATCAAAAACCGAAACAGAGCGGTGTCTACTCGACATAGCTTTAACCAAAATCTTTGTGAACTAGTGATATAGTTTCTCCAAATTCTGCAGATCTCCAAAGACCGAACGCTGACTTTACCTACTCGACATAGCTCTTTTATCCTATACCATACAGACGTGGTTTGGGGCCGTCCacatattacgtcattctaaattaggggggggggggggttccgaaattgacgtcattcttatttatttatttatagtttattgttcacgtacaaaaagattatttctaaaaagaaatttcttccagcacacctagtaaaagagactgcaaatgtgagaggcggctaaggcgcatacaatactaaaataactcatagtaaacatacaaaaaaaaaaggtgattctataaccaagtgttttaatcatataataccctatttttctcaaatctgcaatgtttcaattttgtcaaactggtaatgacgtcaattttgggagaagggggggggggtcattaagaaatgacgataggatgattgtaggggggggggggtctaaaatctgaaaaaatcgatgacgtaatttatggacggcccctttcTCATAAGATTCTATTATTTTTTTCCAGATCTCCAAAGACCGAGCGGTGATCCTGTCCACGCTAACAGCAGCTCGGGTATCCCGGCTAGCGGTGTTGGGCGAGCAACGCGAGGCGGAGTGGCAGAAGGCTGAGGCGCAGACGGTGGTGACGCCGCAGCTGGAAGCGCTCGAGAGCGGCTCCATCCCGCTGTGGGTCATCATACTGGCCGCTGTCATTGGAGCACTgttattgctgctgctgatcttcGCTCTCTACAAGGTAATTAGGGTCGACCTTCTGTACACCCTattcaaagacaaataaatatttatatttctatttctatagcTGACACTACCCGTCAAATGAATTTGTTATGGCAAAGGACAAGCCGATGACATCACTATTTTGATATAAACATGTTGCATCCTCGAAACTTGCTCCGACAAATAAACAAACAGCCTTGTTTCTACTTAAATAACGCCTAAACAATACAGTTCAATCTTCCcaacaataggctagatgacaaaatttcaattatttgtccgtcagacagataattagaaaatattagacgcatatattttatttttttcataattaaataataacagtgctacatcgagttgaaatctaatattttctaattatctgtctgacggactaaatacaattttgatttaattacccagtcatcatccctattcatTTTTCCTTTCACAATCCATTATGTCTTATAATTTTCGCTTTTAGGAGACTCCTGAATCGCTATTCGACTAACATCGTTTATCGGTTTCTTGCAGTGCGGTTTCTTCAAGCGCAACCGCCCCTCGGACCACGCCGAGCGCCAGCCCTTGAACGGTCGCGATGAGCACCTTTGATATCCGACCACCGACATCGGCGTGACGAGCGACACCGGCGGGACCGCCGACACCGCCGACTCCGCTGAGTCGGCGTCCGGCGGTCCGGCGGCCGACTCCAGCTCGTCCACTGATGCGGCCAGCGACCTCACGAGCCGAGACTCCACTAGTCTGGATAGGTACTGACAGAAAGTACTGGTGTACAAGTTTTAAGAAATTGATCAATGCATCTATTGATTTTGGGGAAGGAATCCTTCAGATAGCAATTTGCTTTCTGAAAATgcatttaaagaaaaatatcgATTGTATCATCTTCTAGTAATTTAATAAGATGCCTAATGCTATTTATAAGACGGTAGGTATTTTGCTGTCATCTCTCTTGTTTGTTAATAAAACTGTTGATGGAACATTGATATCCAGATGATGTAATTATTGCTCTTTTGAAGCAAGAGATTCATTATGACTTATTAATCTTTGAAAGATTAGGTAAAAACAGAGCAGCTAAATCATAGAAGCTAGTCCTATAAGCTACTAGTTTATGTCACCTGTAGTTTCGTAGCTTTAGATTCACATATTAAAAAGATGCACTTGATCGGTTTTTGTGTTGCGCCCTTCACCAGATATCACGGCTTGTGTTGTCGCTTCGCGTCATTGTGGCGGCCATCTTGTGTTATAAAATTCCGCTATCTTGTGACGGTGATCAAAGGTTGGCAAAATCATGATAATCATAACCAtgaataaattcattattttaacGATTTTGTTTATAATAGATTAATCAATCGTCCTAATtagtatttgtttttattttgtcaatTCTGGTAGATCACCCTCACGTATCGGATATTTTAGCACCTAATTTGTTTTATAGATATTTAAAACTTCACtgttaaatagatttatttgTGACGTCAACGAGGTTGAATCGGGCTATTCGTGCCTTATTTTGTCGAATACATAGTCAGTTGTGTGCCTTAGACGTTTTTGTCAAAAATGTTATGTAAGGTGTATGAAATGTATGctgatgtaaataaatattacatgGATTGTAATTTACTAGTCACGATAAATATATTTCGAATAGGTAACAATGTTAATGTGCTTAATTTTAGAAGTCATTAATGTTGCTAGCTTTTTGATGGAATTCAAATATCAGTGTCGGTACGCCATACtagtaaataatagaaaaaaaaaacaaaaaataatgatgttAGATAGAAAAGGATTAATCTCGATGTGTGATAGATATTGTAAAAAGTGTGTTGTTGTTGTATGGGAATGGAGAAATGTGATCtaagtttataataattaggtatacatattttttactaaatgaGTAACATTTTATGAAAAGTTGCATTGACTAATTCCCAAAAATTTAGCGGACCTACTTAGGTAATGTGGacgctttaaaaatattaaattaatgtatttaGGAGGCATTATCTCGTAAGGTAGTTGTTGTATTGTCTTTTTTATAGATGACCTACCCTCAAGAGTCATTTGAAATTATTGCAAATGCTTCAAAAAAGCAAATAATCAAAAATCATAATTAGAAGAAGAAATAGagctaagtaggtatgtttaatttgTAATATATTAACGAACTTTAAGGCAAGCTAATTAAATTTCAAAATACCTATACTTAGGTAGTCAGTGGCAGTAATTTTTTCGAAGAGGGTAGGATACAAGATAGGTGACGTACACGCTTTAAAATTGAGCAATAAATGTAAACAAGTAATTAAATGTGGTGcattttatagttttaaagaaaaaagcaatattttagtaacaagaAACGAGCAAAATACTTCATCataaacattattatcataaaacATATCAATTTCAAACgtgaaaaaattgaaattattttaacgtTAGAAAAGGCTTGATAATGCTTCTTTCTGTATCTAATTTTACGAAAATGAACTATGTGACTTCAGAATAACTGCcagttactaataaataaattaatgtaaatattttttattaatgtcGTATTTTGTAGCATTTTTTCACAGGACGCAAGTAGGTACAATTTTATTCGTACAATTAATTTTACatactttattttaagaaaaatggttgtacttaaatattttagcgaaaatttatatttttaggcgccaaatattaaaattattgactTCCTTTTAAAacatacaaataatataattatgtaggttACATGATTTATTGACTTCTGTGAAAAAATGCGTTTACAATAAATGTTAGAGATAACgccattgttatttttattttataattatttatttgacttgTATTAATAAGAAATCGCTTCTATTTGAATTTTCTAAACAATTCTAAAGTTAAGTGGCCATAATTAATGTACAATAGAAATAATTCTACTCCGGTTGTTTGTCTCGGTATTTCATTTGCATTTACCAAAAagtcttcaaataaaaacattgtttttacATGAAAGTTTTTCATTTTATAGGCTCATCTCAAGTTTatcatatttgattgaaaatgaTAATATGTGTGTAGATACTTAGAATTATAACGTAAAAATATCACAGACCACATATTTAGTTATTCAAGTGTAATAATAACTTGGTACTTCGAGCTTCgttaaattttgaaagttgtcaTTATTTCTTTAAaggacaaatatttttatcctaCCTTACAATTATTATAGTTGTTGTAATTCACGAAGGCCAGTGAGCTTTAcctacatgtgtggtggctccatactgttagtttttcaagttttgatagacattacactaccGTTATGTGCATGTCCGTACACGTACaaacacaagtaaagctcactcgcctccgtgagttgcaagaacacTAGCAATCTAAAGAAAAACGAATTTTCCCACGACTAACGCCTGACGCTATTTTTCTCTCTCCGTCGCGTTTGCCGTATTTTTTTAATCAGGCGCTCGAATTTGTTTATCAAGCTAATCAAGGGCCGTCGCTCGCGTCGATGGCTCCGTATCTCACGGCTGATATTGGACAGTTGCCCTGAATTTGGAGAAGATAAACTGCTTCAGGATTAAATTAGCTCCAAGA from the Ostrinia nubilalis chromosome 5, ilOstNubi1.1, whole genome shotgun sequence genome contains:
- the LOC135072054 gene encoding integrin alpha-8 isoform X2, producing MALLFCVLLCACAGALGFNVDIPSRVVYKGNHHSMFGFTVQSHVDGDRKMILVGAPEDQPTYTEGVSRPGAVYRCEPGYRGYPAEGDRSRPLEMCSEMVFDRKRTNNVDTHNHQIDQKSNQWFGATLASTGRNGPIVACAPRYVSFVSHKLNQRDPVGTCYVAKTSDAIKVEEISPCRTTSHGQRKTGVCQAGFSAAVSKDGERLFMGAPGSFYWQGQLYSRNVSQIMLIATPEASPKYDDSYMGYSVTVGDFVGHGIQGVAVGVPRGADLKGLVVIYTRDLENFKNITGSQIGAYFGYSLASGDIDGDGTDDIIIGAPMFTRKKSDGYEHGRVYVIYQGRDRTFTRHHSRTGEVSKGRFGLAVTSLGDINLDGFGDVAIGAPYGGENGRGVVYIYLGSKNGISEKHSQAITAEEISPTLTTFGFSLSGGVDLDNNNYTDLAVGAYKSDSIVFLKSRPVVKVMADVKFMGESKTIALTEKRCTLGNGTRVACADVMFCLTYNGINVDQQINFEVTLDLDSRQKTSKRLFMMESRETTYRTHILLTQGQQECRDIKVYVDEEFRDKLTPIEVKMSYELVTQPSGNVVPPVLDQTEGMEPSDSLNIPKNCGADNICIPDLRLAASTPTIKYILGSGDNLNIDVKVENSGEDAFEAAYYLRMPAGVTYAKMERLDKDNADAVPIYCSTSGQDEDGNSTLKCDLGNPMPSGQKVHYRVVLEVDSRVTSLNFFMEANSTNPEQDTQYDNAMPMNIMVDIKAHLSIIGTSDPPELHYNASLYDSYNLQDESKLGPQVIHKYNIKNEGPFTVEEAEIVVMWPYQTLTGENLMYMLVQPQWLGDVRCNIARHVNPENLLVASQYTFLLNKEKEAMMSSDLYSGSQIAGGGGYYGQNIWEVNQQSGGSQHSGGQYGTSQSNSQGGGGGQASSTRYSTSQRGQFGTAQAGGGQDNRGSSTTYNKSWSSDSYNEGLTVEQQENIRKYLAAAAARPPQYGTSQGQGHRSQGTYGQGLADGGSVVRVKNRTIEFDEHGNVVSETETSTEYGSLGHEGEAGSSFNVYANRDHASGGGSHASSSQSGRFGSAGSQGSGNIYSQRGAVYGQGSGQSSGQSQAGFVHGAWATTETVNSDIMNAGSSTYRGSASNTVLEDEDDAIGGFGAAAARNPNNEFRVGFGDVTGAETSGQGQRTGGNYYSGGGTDGRNYQAAGGRSAQSSGGSFQTSSGGGYSYSQSGGQTTYNTYGSSFGSTSQRRESTRRRRQDQADPQLTDILQKCEEKYKCEVLRCTTGRLVKGQEVWLALKSRINASVLNEISKDRAVILSTLTAARVSRLAVLGEQREAEWQKAEAQTVVTPQLEALESGSIPLWVIILAAVIGALLLLLLIFALYKCGFFKRNRPSDHAERQPLNGRDEHL